TTTGATGCTGTGGCCGGATACTCCGGCTCCGCGCAATTGGGCTCCCGCCCGGTGGAAACGGCCGGCTGTGCGGCCGGCCGTATGGCACGCCGCGGCGGTGGTCGTCGGCGGCTTGTCGGTCGCGGTCGTGGCCGGAATTCCGGTCGGGCTCGTCGCCGGGGCGGGCGGCTGGTGGCTGCTCCGGCGGTCGCGGCGCGCCCGAGCACCGGACGATGTCGCCGCACGGCTCCGTTCCGCGGCGGTGCTCGACCTGCTCGCTGCTTGCCTGCGTACGGGGATGCCGATTCCGGTAGCGCTCGAAGCCGTGGCGAACGGCGCCCCGGAAGAGACCGGAAAGGCTCTGCGTTCGACAGCGAGCCTGCTCGCGCTCGGCGCCGATCCGGTACCTGCGTGGGCTCCCGTGCGAGCGCGGCCCGGTTTCGCCGAACTGGCCATGGCCGCTGCCCGCACTGCCCGGTCCGGCACAGCGCTTGCCGCGACCGCGGATGACCTGGCCCGGCGCCTGCGCGACGGGTTGGGCACCGAGGCCGAGGAACGCGCCGAACGGGCGGGGGTCGCCCTCGCCCTGCCGGTCGGATTGTGCTTCCTGCCCGCGTTCTTCGCCCTCGGTGTGCTGCCGGTCGTGCTCGGACTCGCCGAGCGGATCGGCGGCCTGCTGTGAACCCATCCACGACCGAAAGAAGGGAAACCGGCAATGCGGTTCCTGCCCGGAGACGAGGGCACCACCACTGCCGAATACGCGATCGGCACGGTGGCGGCGGCGTCCTTCGCCGTCGCCCTCTACCTCCTGCTCACCGGAGACACGATCTCCAAGTCACTGTCGGAGCTCGTGCAACGGGCACTGACCTTGGCCGGCTGATGACCGGTCGTCGCCGGGACGGTGGTTTCGTCACGGTGGAAGCCGCCCTGTGCTTGGGCGCACTCGCCGCCGTACTGGCGATCCTGTTGGCCGGAACGACCGCGGTGGCCGGGCACCTGCGTTGCCTCGATGCGGCAAGAGAGGCTGCCCGGCTCACTGCGGCTGGTCAACCGGGTGCAGCCGATGCCGTCGTGCGGACCATCGCACCGCACGGTGCTCGGCTGACCGTCCACCGCTCCGGCGACGGCCTCACCGCCGAGGTCACCACTGATGCGCTGGCCGCACTTCAGTTGAGTGCCAGCGCGTACGCCATTGCGGAACCGGGGGTGGCGCCGTGAGCCATTCTCGGGACACGGGCCTGGCCACCGTGTGGACGGCGCTCGCGGCAGTCGCGCTGGTCGGTGTCACGACGCTGGTCTGGTGGATCGGTGTCGCGATCACCGCCCGGCATCGCGTCGAAGCGGCGGCCGACCTCGGCGCGCTGGCTGCCGCCGCACACGCCGCCGACGGGCCGGCCGCAGCCTGCTCCCGCGCCCGCGAGGTGGCGGATCAGGAGAAGGCCACCGTGACCAGTTGCCGCTGGCACGATCGAGACGCCTTCATCGAGGTGCGGTCCGCAGTCACCCCGATACCCGGCCTGCCACCCCCGACCGCCCGTGCTCGGGCCGGTCCGGTCGGCTTGCCGCCCTGACCGGTCGGCGTTTCGGCCTGCGCGAAAGGTGGGTAGCGGCCCAAGCATCCCGGCTTGTGCCAGGTGAGCGGCCTGGCCGGCGGCGGCGCGGACACCCGGCCCGGTGTCCTGTTCAGGGCACGGTGGGCTCGGTGACCGTTCGTCGGCGGGCACGGTGATCGGTCGACAGGTTGTGCACGGATGTCGGCGGTGCGTGGTGCACCGATCACCGCACGGAT
This Amycolatopsis sulphurea DNA region includes the following protein-coding sequences:
- a CDS encoding TadE family type IV pilus minor pilin, giving the protein MTGRRRDGGFVTVEAALCLGALAAVLAILLAGTTAVAGHLRCLDAAREAARLTAAGQPGAADAVVRTIAPHGARLTVHRSGDGLTAEVTTDALAALQLSASAYAIAEPGVAP
- a CDS encoding DUF4244 domain-containing protein, whose amino-acid sequence is MRFLPGDEGTTTAEYAIGTVAAASFAVALYLLLTGDTISKSLSELVQRALTLAG
- a CDS encoding Rv3654c family TadE-like protein, yielding MSHSRDTGLATVWTALAAVALVGVTTLVWWIGVAITARHRVEAAADLGALAAAAHAADGPAAACSRAREVADQEKATVTSCRWHDRDAFIEVRSAVTPIPGLPPPTARARAGPVGLPP
- a CDS encoding type II secretion system F family protein — encoded protein: MLWPDTPAPRNWAPARWKRPAVRPAVWHAAAVVVGGLSVAVVAGIPVGLVAGAGGWWLLRRSRRARAPDDVAARLRSAAVLDLLAACLRTGMPIPVALEAVANGAPEETGKALRSTASLLALGADPVPAWAPVRARPGFAELAMAAARTARSGTALAATADDLARRLRDGLGTEAEERAERAGVALALPVGLCFLPAFFALGVLPVVLGLAERIGGLL